CGCCTGGCCAGGGGAGAGACCGTGGCCCAGGTGTGCAAGGTCCTTGGGGTAACCGACCAGACCTTCTATCGGTGGCGACGGGAGTACGGCGGCCTGCGCATCGATCAAGCGAAGCGGCTCA
This window of the Chloroflexota bacterium genome carries:
- a CDS encoding transposase; the encoded protein is MPRKRFAAEEIINKLREAEVRLARGETVAQVCKVLGVTDQTFYRWRREYGGLRIDQAKRL